One Ricinus communis isolate WT05 ecotype wild-type chromosome 7, ASM1957865v1, whole genome shotgun sequence genomic region harbors:
- the LOC8288721 gene encoding stress response protein nst1, translated as MRGYERDEYEDYDEYEEEGYEQEEEGEEGEEYEEEEERKPSAEELEYLELRARIKEQIRRKMKRENGAAASRSQEIKKKVPSDNYGSFFGPSQPVIAQRVIQESKSLLENPHLAFKALNSHHEKKTSSSATGSKNGSREQMPKIRNELKTKVQKLKDTRDYSFLLSDDAALPAANKQPLPQNVSAPKSEARPAQVPQKSRQPAGNSVRDIHGGREDRKSILMNGQIHSKSGLHRSTSTSKPSSTSLDPKRQLGRNSGIGPGRPTGPKALPMKTLLSTVERKASAPAPKSIMPGARKPLPPKMQSYAPRQHVEQRKTLQEPKKTVPMSKQPVVSSRPQMNKPVKQISSKASLQDNRPKKKPARPFPDDDDDDAMAFSMLRKMLKSERWNAVDDDDDISDMEANFDEIMREEKRSAKIARKEDEEQLLLIEEEERLERMRKMAKKRKLGQR; from the exons ATGCGGGGATATGAAAGAGAT gAGTATGAAGATTATGATGAATATGAGGAGGAAGGATATGAGCAAGAGGAAGAAGGTGAAGAGGGGGAAGAATATGAGGAGGAAGAAGAGCGAAAGCCAAGTGCAGAGGAACTGGAATATCTCGAATTAAGGGCACGGATTAAAGAACAAATTAGGAGGAAAatgaagagagaaaatggtgctGCTGCTTCCAGATCCCAGGAGATAAAGAAGAAAGTTCCATCGGATAA TTATGGGTCGTTCTTTGGTCCTTCCCAGCCAGTTATTGCTCAAAGAGTAATTCAAGAAAGCAAGTCATTGCTAGAAAACCCACATTTGGCATTTAAAGCTTTGAATTCCCATCAT GAGAAGAAGACTTCTTCATCTGCCACAGGTTCAAAGAATGGATCACGGGAGCAGATGCCAAAAATCAGGAACGAG CTAAAAACGAAAGTCCAGAAACTTAAAGATACAAGAGATTACTCCTTTCTGTTATCTGATGATGCAGCACTCCCAGCTGCTAACAAACAACCTTTACCTCAAAATGTTTCTGCTCCTAAATCTG AGGCTCGTCCTGCCCAAGTGCCACAAAAGAGCAGACAACCAGCAGGCAATAGTGTCAGAGATATTCATGGTGGTCGTGAAGACAGGAAATCAATTCTTATGAATGGGCAAATTCATTCTAAATCAGGCCTCCACAGATCAACCTCGACCAGCAAACCGTCTTCAACATCATTGGATCCCAAAAGGCAGCTTGGTAGAAACAGCGGTATTGGACCTGGGCGGCCTACAGGGCCAAAAGCTTTGCCTATGAAAACGCTGCTTAGCACTGTGGAGAGGAAGGCTTCTGCACCAGCTCCAAAATCCATTATGCCCGGTGCACGCAAACCTCTCCCTCCGAAAATGCAGTCATATGCTCCGAGGCAACATGTCGAACAGAGAAAGACATTACAGGAACCCAAGAAAACTGTGCCAATGTCAAAACAGCCGGTGGTATCTTCAAGACCTCAG ATGAATAAGCCAGTCAAGCAAATTTCATCTAAAGCATCATTGCAAGATAATCGGCCCAAGAAGAAACCCGCCAGACCATTccctgatgatgatgatgatgatgcaaTGGCTTTTTCGATGCTCAGAAAAATGTTAAA ATCTGAAAGGTGGAATGCAGTTGATGACGATGATGATATTAGTGACATGGAGGCAAACTTTGATGAAATCATGAGGGAAGAGAAACGAAG TGCAAAAATTGCAAGGAAAGAGGATGAGGAGCAACTGCTTCTAATAGAGGAAGAGGAGCGGCTCGAGCGGATGAGAAAGATGGCAAAGAAGCGTAAGCTGGGCCAACGATGA